The following are encoded in a window of Haloplanus vescus genomic DNA:
- a CDS encoding DUF5783 family protein: protein MADFDPEKFEDKYANYFTELQRAYKNAFETMNDKYDSELIHAIDQQVLNESEPFYEDGEFRIELPENPTDRVTAIVVDEEKLTTTLDRYVEEIEAELRSVFGLGDADEPKA, encoded by the coding sequence ACAAGTACGCCAACTACTTCACCGAACTCCAGCGGGCGTACAAGAACGCCTTCGAGACGATGAACGACAAGTACGACTCCGAGCTCATCCACGCCATCGACCAGCAGGTGCTCAACGAGTCAGAGCCGTTCTACGAGGACGGCGAGTTCCGAATCGAACTTCCCGAGAACCCGACGGACCGCGTGACGGCCATCGTCGTCGACGAGGAGAAGCTGACGACCACGCTCGACCGCTACGTCGAGGAAATCGAGGCGGAGCTGCGCTCGGTGTTCGGGCTCGGTGATGCGGACGAACCAAAGGCCTAA
- a CDS encoding NifU family protein, with translation MSTDAQDTNAEDDLRERVTNFLRRNFPQIQMHGGSAAIQNIDMDTGEVSIQLGGACSGCGISPMTIQAIKSRMVKEIPEITKVHADTGMEGMGGEGAEEGMEPSFPGETTDDSEGRDEGPQAPF, from the coding sequence ATGAGCACTGACGCCCAGGACACGAACGCCGAGGACGACCTCCGCGAGCGCGTGACCAACTTCCTCCGACGCAACTTCCCCCAGATTCAGATGCACGGCGGGAGCGCCGCGATTCAGAACATCGACATGGACACCGGCGAAGTGAGCATCCAGCTCGGCGGCGCCTGTTCCGGCTGTGGCATCTCGCCGATGACGATTCAGGCCATCAAGAGCCGGATGGTCAAAGAGATTCCCGAGATTACGAAGGTCCACGCCGACACCGGCATGGAAGGCATGGGCGGCGAGGGTGCGGAGGAAGGGATGGAGCCTTCCTTCCCCGGCGAAACGACCGACGACAGCGAGGGCCGCGACGAAGGCCCGCAGGCCCCCTTCTAA
- a CDS encoding CBS domain-containing protein: MHVADAMTPRSDVVTVALPGTRDDALEYLQERGFSSIPVVKETDDGEVYRGLVSRDDLIENPDEDQLALLMREVPTTTPETDIVDVAELMQTEGARRVPVVDDGLVGIITVTDVVRAIARGEVDGDTTVDTLATPEVNTTYVETPLTVAEREINYANVPYAVVLDDEGGMAGILTEVDIIDVARVVEGEDDTGESIANQDDEWMWEGIKAVGNRYFPTRNVEIPREPVATFMTEDVVTVSGHKTAREVAKVLLSNDVEQVPLVDGGALVGIVRDVDLLRGV, encoded by the coding sequence ATGCACGTAGCCGACGCGATGACGCCCCGTTCGGACGTCGTGACCGTCGCTCTCCCGGGAACCCGGGACGACGCGCTCGAATATCTCCAGGAACGGGGCTTCTCGTCTATTCCCGTCGTCAAAGAGACCGACGACGGCGAGGTGTACCGCGGCCTCGTCTCGCGGGACGACCTCATCGAGAACCCCGACGAAGACCAGTTGGCGCTCCTGATGCGCGAGGTGCCGACGACGACGCCGGAGACGGACATCGTCGATGTGGCCGAGCTGATGCAGACCGAAGGTGCCCGACGGGTGCCCGTCGTCGACGACGGACTGGTGGGCATCATCACCGTGACGGACGTGGTTCGGGCCATCGCCCGCGGTGAAGTCGACGGCGACACCACGGTCGACACGCTGGCGACCCCGGAAGTGAACACCACCTACGTCGAGACGCCGCTGACGGTCGCGGAACGCGAAATCAACTACGCGAACGTCCCCTACGCCGTCGTCCTCGACGACGAGGGCGGGATGGCAGGGATACTCACCGAAGTCGACATCATCGACGTAGCACGCGTCGTCGAGGGTGAGGACGACACAGGCGAGAGCATCGCCAATCAGGACGACGAGTGGATGTGGGAGGGAATCAAGGCCGTCGGGAACCGCTACTTCCCGACCCGGAACGTCGAGATTCCGCGCGAACCCGTCGCGACGTTCATGACCGAGGACGTGGTGACCGTCTCGGGCCACAAGACGGCCCGAGAGGTGGCGAAGGTCCTCCTCTCGAACGACGTGGAACAGGTACCGCTGGTCGACGGCGGGGCGCTCGTGGGCATCGTCCGCGACGTCGATCTGTTGCGAGGCGTCTGA
- the cynS gene encoding cyanase, which translates to MNIPERENKLTKSEMRARILTEKEERGLTYEELADLVPGRSKMFVASAIFDAASMTAEDANALTSELDLGAPVAETLQEAPMKGMEDPTIPSDPCIYRFYEVPQVYGRAMKAVIHEEFGDGIMSAIDFEVDVQREERPDGDHVVITYDGKFLPYKRW; encoded by the coding sequence ATGAACATCCCAGAACGCGAGAACAAGTTGACCAAATCCGAGATGCGAGCGCGGATTCTGACCGAGAAGGAGGAGCGCGGCCTCACCTACGAGGAGCTAGCTGACCTCGTGCCGGGGCGAAGCAAGATGTTCGTCGCCTCTGCTATCTTCGATGCGGCGAGCATGACCGCAGAGGATGCCAACGCGCTCACGAGCGAACTCGACCTCGGTGCCCCCGTCGCCGAGACGCTTCAGGAGGCGCCGATGAAGGGCATGGAGGACCCGACGATTCCCTCCGACCCCTGCATCTACCGGTTCTACGAGGTCCCGCAGGTGTACGGCCGGGCCATGAAGGCCGTCATCCACGAGGAGTTCGGTGACGGCATCATGAGCGCCATCGACTTCGAGGTGGACGTCCAGCGAGAGGAACGCCCCGACGGTGACCACGTCGTCATCACCTACGACGGCAAGTTCCTGCCCTACAAGCGCTGGTAA
- a CDS encoding diacylglycerol/polyprenol kinase family protein — protein sequence MTSGPELRRRGVHASGVGFPALYMLGLVDWQTLRYLLVFAAVVAAVLETIRLLVGLDWQIYETLTREYERDNVAGYALYMFSMTAVAWVPVFDPPVAVAGMLMLAIGDPVSGLLGSNEAGRAKRAGVIAAMFVVCFSLGVLALTPSITLPVAVVAAAVGGAGATVADGFTPVVRGYVLDDNLTIPPAACVGIWVVLRVLA from the coding sequence ATGACGAGCGGCCCGGAACTCCGGCGGCGGGGCGTCCACGCCAGCGGGGTGGGCTTTCCCGCGCTCTACATGCTGGGCCTCGTGGACTGGCAGACGCTCCGATATCTCCTCGTCTTCGCGGCCGTCGTCGCCGCAGTCTTGGAGACGATTCGGCTCCTCGTCGGCCTCGACTGGCAGATTTACGAGACGCTGACCCGCGAGTACGAACGGGACAACGTCGCCGGCTACGCGCTCTACATGTTCAGCATGACAGCCGTCGCGTGGGTGCCGGTGTTCGACCCGCCGGTCGCCGTGGCCGGCATGTTGATGCTCGCCATCGGCGACCCCGTGAGCGGCCTCCTCGGGTCGAACGAAGCGGGGCGAGCCAAGCGCGCGGGCGTCATCGCCGCGATGTTCGTCGTCTGTTTCTCGCTGGGGGTGCTGGCGCTGACGCCGAGTATCACACTCCCCGTCGCCGTCGTCGCCGCGGCGGTCGGTGGCGCGGGCGCCACGGTCGCAGACGGATTCACACCCGTCGTGCGCGGCTACGTCCTCGACGACAACCTCACCATCCCGCCGGCGGCGTGCGTGGGGATTTGGGTCGTGTTGCGCGTACTGGCGTGA
- a CDS encoding sulfatase, which translates to MTSDAPGNVLFVVMDTVRADHLTPYGYDRPTTPGLDDFATEATVFEEAVAPAPWTLPVHASLFTGLYPSQHGADQENPYLEGATTLAETLSDAGYDTACYSSNAWITPYTHLTDGFDAQDNFFEVMPGDLLSGPLARAWKTMNDNDRLRTIADKLVSLGNVAHEYFAGGESADSKTPAVIDRTQEFIADSDDWFAFINLMDAHLPYHPPEEFAAEFAPGADSDEICQNSKEFNSGARDIDDEEWDDIRGLYDAEIAHIDAQLTRLFDWLKERGEWEDTTVVVCADHGELHGEHDLYGHEFCLYDPLVNVPLMVKHPDLDADRRTDTVELVDLYHTVLDALDVDGGDPATAGDTAVSRDPTRSLLSDDYRAFDSVTDPDPGQAAAPDGDYGFVEYSRPVVELKQLEEKAAAAGIDIPEDSRFYSRMRASRRPDAKYVRIDRIEDEAYRLDTDPGEETTLASGDDDLIADAERALADFETRVGGAWTGADDADVTDDAVANMDDDAQERLRDLGYLE; encoded by the coding sequence ATGACGAGCGACGCCCCCGGGAACGTCCTCTTCGTCGTTATGGACACGGTGCGGGCGGACCACCTCACACCGTACGGCTACGACCGGCCGACGACGCCCGGTCTGGACGACTTCGCCACCGAGGCGACCGTCTTCGAGGAAGCCGTCGCCCCCGCGCCGTGGACGCTGCCGGTCCACGCCTCACTCTTTACCGGCCTGTACCCCAGCCAACACGGCGCCGACCAGGAGAATCCCTACCTCGAAGGCGCGACGACCCTCGCCGAGACGCTCTCTGACGCGGGCTACGACACCGCCTGTTACTCCTCGAACGCCTGGATTACGCCCTACACTCACCTCACCGACGGCTTCGACGCGCAGGACAACTTCTTCGAGGTGATGCCCGGCGACTTGCTCTCCGGGCCCCTCGCCCGCGCGTGGAAGACGATGAACGACAACGACCGCCTGCGAACCATCGCCGACAAACTCGTCTCCCTCGGCAACGTCGCCCACGAGTATTTCGCCGGCGGCGAGAGCGCCGACTCCAAGACGCCCGCCGTCATCGACCGCACCCAAGAGTTCATCGCAGACTCCGACGACTGGTTCGCGTTCATCAACCTGATGGACGCCCACCTCCCCTACCACCCGCCCGAGGAGTTCGCCGCAGAGTTCGCGCCCGGCGCCGATTCCGACGAAATCTGCCAGAACTCGAAGGAGTTCAACTCGGGTGCGCGCGACATCGACGACGAGGAGTGGGACGACATCCGCGGGCTCTACGACGCCGAAATCGCCCATATCGACGCCCAGCTCACCCGCCTGTTCGACTGGCTCAAAGAGCGCGGCGAGTGGGAGGACACCACCGTCGTCGTCTGTGCCGACCACGGCGAACTCCACGGCGAACACGACCTGTACGGCCACGAGTTCTGCCTCTACGACCCGCTGGTGAACGTCCCGCTGATGGTCAAACATCCCGACTTGGACGCCGACCGCCGGACCGACACCGTCGAACTCGTCGACCTGTACCACACCGTCCTCGACGCCCTCGACGTCGACGGCGGCGACCCAGCCACCGCCGGCGACACCGCCGTTTCCCGCGACCCGACGCGCTCCCTCCTCAGCGACGACTACCGTGCGTTCGACAGCGTGACTGACCCCGACCCCGGCCAGGCCGCCGCGCCCGACGGCGACTACGGCTTCGTCGAGTACTCGCGACCCGTGGTCGAACTCAAGCAACTGGAGGAGAAAGCCGCCGCCGCCGGCATCGACATCCCCGAGGACTCGCGCTTCTACTCCCGGATGCGCGCCTCTCGCCGCCCCGACGCGAAGTACGTCCGCATCGACCGTATCGAGGACGAGGCCTACCGCCTCGACACCGACCCCGGCGAGGAGACGACCCTCGCCAGCGGCGACGACGACCTGATAGCCGACGCCGAACGCGCCCTCGCCGACTTCGAGACGCGCGTCGGCGGGGCGTGGACCGGCGCCGACGACGCCGACGTAACCGACGACGCCGTCGCCAACATGGACGACGACGCTCAGGAGCGGTTGCGGGATTTGGGCTATCTGGAGTAA
- a CDS encoding DUF7556 family protein — protein MATDVTAVGGQGADVMASVDDGPGASEFVIADVSRDDAWLSIQLRDASRLDDWR, from the coding sequence ATGGCGACCGACGTAACCGCTGTCGGGGGGCAGGGTGCGGATGTCATGGCTTCCGTCGACGACGGGCCTGGGGCATCCGAATTCGTCATCGCGGACGTCTCGCGCGACGACGCGTGGCTGTCTATCCAGCTTCGCGACGCGTCCCGACTTGACGACTGGCGGTAG
- a CDS encoding DNA polymerase II large subunit translates to MTPDDEQYFARIEDQLDEAFDRAERARGRGADPSEEVEIPVARDMADRVENILGIDGVAERVRELDGEMSREEAALALVTDFVEGSVGDYDTNAGKIEGAVRTAVALLTEGVVAAPIEGIDRVEVLANDDGTEFVNVYYAGPIRSAGGTAQALSVLVADYARSLLGIDEFKPRDDEIERYAEEVGLYDSETGLQYTPKDKETKFIAEHTPIMLDGEATGDEEVSGFRDLERIDTNAARGGMCLVLAEGIALKAPKIQRYTRDLDEVEWPWLQDLIDGTIGESDDGDEAADESDGDDESDDADAEESSDDAGAPRVEPSGKFLRDLIAGRPVFGHPSEAGGFRLRYGRARNHGFATAGVHPATMHLVDDFLATGTQIKTERPGKAAGVVPVDTIEGPTVRLANGEVRRIDDPAEALTVRNGVEEILDLGEYLVNYGEFVENNHPLAPASYTFEWWIQEFEASDADVQALRDDPRVDLESPSVETALEWARRYDCPLHPAYTYLWHDVSVEAVDALADAVSGGSVVAIEGDGGVSQARDPAQAADALVIDLPDGEEADVRGAFERLLVEHVATEEAIRVADWRPLARSLGVTTDLDREWTLDDLSETARTYEDGENAIRAVNEVAPFTVRERAPTRIGNRMGRPEKSEGRDLSPAVHTLFPIGEAGGSQRDVGSAAHAHTDAGRGVVNVQVGRRTCPDCGATTYRPGCPECGGHTGPVFECDSCEREIEPDESGRVHCDRCDRDVTSAEWREIDLGGRYQEALDTVGEREAAFEILKGVKGLTSANKTPEAMEKGVLRAKHGVSAFKDGTVRYDMTDLPVTSVRPEELDVTAEDFRELGYDTDIDGEPLRFDDQLVELRVQDIVLSDGAAEHLLKTADFVDDLLTEFYDLPAFYEVEERQDLVGELVFGMAPHTSAAVVGRVVGFTSASVGYAHPYFHAAKRRNCDGDEDCVMLLMDGLLNFSREYLPDKRGGRMDAPLVMSSRIDPTEIDDEAHNMDVVREYPLEFYEATREMADPEDVDVEIAEASLGTESEYHGFDHTHDTSNIALGPDLSAYKTLGSMMDKMDAQLGLARKLHAVDETDVAERIIEYHFLPDLIGNLRAFSRQETRCLDCGESYRRMPLSGDCRECGGRVNLTVHEGSVNKYMDTAIRVAEEFGCRPYTKQRLEVLEKSLESVFQNDQNKPSRLDDFM, encoded by the coding sequence GTGACACCGGACGACGAGCAGTACTTCGCGCGCATCGAAGACCAACTCGACGAGGCGTTCGACCGCGCGGAGCGAGCCCGGGGACGCGGCGCCGACCCGAGCGAAGAGGTCGAGATTCCGGTGGCGCGGGACATGGCCGACCGGGTGGAGAACATCCTCGGCATCGACGGCGTCGCGGAGCGCGTGCGCGAACTCGACGGGGAGATGAGCCGCGAGGAGGCGGCGCTGGCGCTCGTCACCGACTTCGTCGAGGGGTCGGTCGGCGACTACGACACGAACGCCGGGAAAATCGAAGGGGCAGTCCGGACGGCCGTCGCCCTCCTCACCGAGGGTGTCGTCGCCGCGCCCATCGAGGGCATCGACCGCGTGGAAGTGCTTGCAAACGACGACGGGACGGAGTTCGTCAACGTCTACTACGCCGGGCCGATTCGCTCGGCGGGCGGGACAGCACAGGCGCTCTCGGTGCTCGTCGCGGACTACGCCCGCTCGCTCCTCGGCATCGACGAGTTCAAGCCCCGAGACGACGAGATAGAGCGCTACGCCGAAGAGGTGGGGCTCTACGACTCCGAGACGGGGCTGCAGTACACGCCCAAGGACAAGGAGACGAAGTTCATCGCCGAGCACACCCCCATCATGCTCGACGGGGAGGCGACGGGCGACGAGGAGGTGTCGGGCTTTCGCGACTTGGAGCGTATCGACACCAACGCCGCCCGCGGGGGGATGTGTCTCGTCCTCGCAGAGGGCATCGCGCTCAAGGCGCCGAAGATTCAGCGCTACACCCGCGACTTGGACGAGGTGGAGTGGCCGTGGCTCCAGGACCTCATCGACGGCACCATCGGGGAGAGCGACGACGGCGACGAGGCGGCAGACGAAAGCGACGGCGACGACGAGAGTGACGATGCCGATGCCGAGGAATCGAGCGACGACGCGGGCGCCCCCCGCGTCGAACCGTCTGGGAAGTTCCTCCGCGACCTCATCGCCGGGCGGCCGGTGTTCGGCCACCCGTCCGAAGCGGGCGGGTTTCGACTGCGGTACGGACGCGCCCGGAATCACGGGTTCGCGACGGCCGGCGTCCACCCGGCGACGATGCACCTCGTCGACGACTTCCTCGCGACGGGGACCCAAATCAAGACCGAACGGCCGGGGAAGGCCGCGGGCGTCGTCCCCGTCGACACCATCGAGGGGCCGACGGTCCGATTGGCCAACGGCGAAGTGCGGCGCATCGACGACCCGGCGGAGGCGCTGACCGTCCGCAACGGCGTCGAGGAGATTCTCGACTTGGGCGAGTATCTCGTGAACTACGGCGAGTTCGTGGAGAACAACCATCCGCTCGCGCCCGCCTCCTACACGTTCGAGTGGTGGATACAGGAGTTCGAGGCGAGCGACGCGGACGTGCAGGCGCTCCGCGACGACCCGCGGGTCGACCTCGAATCCCCGAGCGTCGAGACGGCGCTGGAGTGGGCGCGGCGATACGACTGCCCGCTCCACCCGGCGTACACCTACCTGTGGCACGACGTGAGTGTCGAGGCAGTCGACGCCCTCGCTGACGCCGTGAGCGGGGGAAGTGTCGTCGCCATCGAGGGCGACGGCGGCGTCTCGCAGGCCCGCGACCCGGCGCAGGCGGCAGATGCGCTGGTCATCGACCTTCCGGACGGCGAGGAGGCCGACGTTCGGGGCGCCTTCGAACGCCTGCTGGTCGAACACGTCGCGACGGAAGAGGCCATCCGCGTCGCCGACTGGCGACCGCTCGCCCGGTCGCTCGGCGTGACGACCGACCTCGACCGCGAGTGGACGCTCGACGACCTCTCCGAGACGGCACGAACCTACGAGGACGGCGAAAACGCCATCCGCGCCGTCAACGAGGTGGCGCCCTTCACCGTCCGCGAGCGAGCGCCGACCCGAATCGGCAACCGGATGGGGCGCCCGGAGAAGTCGGAGGGACGCGACCTGTCGCCCGCCGTCCACACGCTCTTCCCCATCGGCGAAGCGGGCGGGAGCCAGCGGGACGTGGGCAGCGCCGCCCACGCCCACACGGACGCGGGTCGAGGCGTCGTGAACGTGCAGGTGGGGCGGCGGACCTGTCCCGACTGCGGCGCGACGACCTACCGGCCGGGATGCCCGGAGTGTGGCGGGCACACGGGCCCCGTCTTCGAGTGTGACTCCTGCGAACGCGAAATCGAACCCGACGAGTCCGGGCGCGTCCACTGCGACCGATGTGACCGGGACGTGACCAGCGCCGAGTGGCGCGAAATCGACCTCGGTGGTCGCTATCAGGAGGCCCTCGACACCGTGGGCGAGCGCGAAGCCGCGTTCGAGATTCTCAAGGGCGTGAAGGGGCTCACCTCGGCGAACAAGACGCCCGAGGCGATGGAGAAAGGCGTCCTCCGCGCCAAACACGGCGTCAGCGCGTTCAAGGACGGCACGGTCCGCTACGACATGACGGACCTGCCGGTGACGTCGGTGCGACCCGAGGAACTCGACGTGACCGCGGAGGACTTCCGCGAACTCGGCTACGACACCGACATCGACGGCGAACCCCTCCGCTTCGACGACCAACTCGTCGAACTCCGAGTGCAGGACATCGTCCTCTCGGACGGCGCCGCGGAACACCTCCTCAAGACCGCCGACTTCGTCGACGACCTGTTGACGGAGTTCTACGACCTGCCCGCGTTCTACGAGGTAGAGGAACGGCAGGACTTGGTGGGCGAACTCGTCTTCGGCATGGCACCCCACACGTCGGCGGCGGTGGTCGGGCGTGTCGTGGGGTTCACCTCGGCGTCCGTCGGGTACGCGCACCCTTATTTTCACGCAGCCAAACGCCGCAACTGTGACGGAGACGAAGATTGCGTCATGCTCCTGATGGACGGCCTCCTCAACTTCAGTCGGGAGTACCTCCCGGACAAGCGCGGCGGGCGGATGGACGCCCCCCTCGTCATGTCCTCGCGCATCGACCCGACCGAAATCGACGACGAGGCGCACAACATGGACGTGGTGCGGGAGTACCCACTGGAGTTCTACGAGGCGACGCGCGAGATGGCCGACCCCGAGGACGTGGACGTGGAAATCGCGGAGGCGTCGCTGGGGACGGAGTCGGAGTATCACGGCTTCGACCACACCCACGACACCTCGAACATCGCCCTCGGGCCGGACCTCTCGGCGTACAAGACGCTGGGGTCGATGATGGACAAGATGGACGCTCAACTCGGCCTCGCCCGGAAGCTCCACGCCGTCGACGAGACGGACGTGGCCGAGCGCATCATCGAGTATCACTTCCTGCCGGACCTCATCGGGAACCTGCGGGCGTTCTCGCGCCAAGAGACGCGGTGTCTCGACTGCGGGGAGTCGTACCGGCGGATGCCACTCTCGGGCGACTGCCGGGAGTGTGGTGGACGCGTCAACCTGACGGTCCACGAGGGGTCGGTGAACAAGTACATGGACACCGCCATCCGCGTGGCCGAGGAGTTCGGCTGCCGGCCCTACACGAAACAGCGCCTCGAAGTCCTAGAGAAGAGTCTGGAGAGTGTCTTCCAGAACGACCAGAACAAGCCGTCGCGGCTCGACGACTTCATGTGA
- a CDS encoding PPC domain-containing DNA-binding protein translates to MDARELAVRAEYRVAIEDGDDWRAAIEHVADTEGVSAAWFSGTGTVRDADVWHYDPTADEHRAVRFDEPLTVATCVGDVSVDDGDAVARPYAVLTRPSGQAVGGYLNAATAVEGTIQLRSFEEGTNQS, encoded by the coding sequence ATGGACGCTCGTGAACTCGCCGTACGCGCAGAGTATCGCGTCGCCATCGAGGACGGCGACGACTGGCGAGCGGCAATCGAGCACGTAGCCGACACCGAGGGCGTCAGCGCGGCGTGGTTCTCCGGAACGGGGACGGTCCGCGACGCCGACGTGTGGCACTACGACCCGACCGCGGACGAACACCGCGCCGTGCGGTTCGACGAACCGCTCACCGTCGCGACGTGCGTGGGAGACGTGTCTGTCGACGACGGCGACGCCGTCGCCCGCCCCTACGCCGTCCTGACGCGGCCGAGCGGACAGGCCGTCGGCGGCTACCTCAACGCGGCGACGGCCGTCGAAGGGACGATTCAACTCCGGAGTTTCGAGGAGGGGACGAACCAATCGTGA
- the glyS gene encoding glycine--tRNA ligase has protein sequence MDRTRAITELAKRRGFFFGADEAYGGVAGFYTFGPEGAALKRNVEAAWRDRFTVREGNDEIEAPTIAPEPVFEASGHLDGFDDMLVECGECGESHRADHLIEDATDIEEAESLPIPEVEELVAAHEIACPSCGAPLAGRSVEEFNLMFETSIGPGSGQPGYLRPETAQGIFVEFPRLKEYARNQLPFGVTQIGRAYRNEISPRKGIVRTREFTQAELEQFVDPDADEPPLDRVADVSLRLYPADEQEDPEGGYVERTVGEAVEEGIIESDWVAYYLGVAREWYERIGVDDDRFRFRQHLPGERAHYAADCWDAESEVSGAVSDDPTVGDWIEIAGFAYRGDYDLSKHAEHSDDDFTVFQQYDEPKTVERAVVEPDMSVLGPEFGGKAGNVADELRALAERDPSAFEADEVTVTVDGEDVTVDADVANFRIEEQTEAGEHVTPHIVEPSFGVDRTVYTLLAHGYDEDEVDDEERTYLSLAPEVAPTDVAVFPLVSDDALETLADDVVADLREAGLSVAHDDSGNIGRRYRRQDEVGTPLSVTVDHESIENDPTTVTVRDRDTTAQVRVPVADLATELQVVLQSGGSFDRLLESYERIDTDVTRS, from the coding sequence ATGGACCGGACGCGCGCCATCACCGAACTCGCGAAGCGCCGTGGCTTCTTCTTCGGCGCTGACGAAGCCTACGGCGGCGTCGCCGGGTTCTACACCTTCGGCCCGGAGGGCGCGGCGCTCAAGCGCAACGTCGAGGCCGCGTGGCGGGACCGCTTCACCGTCCGCGAGGGCAACGACGAAATCGAGGCGCCGACCATCGCCCCCGAACCCGTCTTCGAGGCGTCGGGTCACCTCGACGGCTTCGACGACATGCTCGTCGAGTGTGGCGAGTGTGGCGAGAGCCACCGCGCTGACCACCTCATCGAGGACGCGACGGACATCGAGGAGGCCGAGAGCCTGCCGATTCCGGAAGTGGAAGAACTCGTCGCCGCACACGAAATCGCCTGCCCCTCCTGTGGGGCGCCTCTCGCCGGCCGGTCCGTCGAGGAGTTCAACCTCATGTTCGAGACGTCGATTGGTCCCGGCTCCGGTCAGCCGGGCTATCTGCGTCCCGAGACGGCACAGGGCATCTTCGTGGAGTTCCCGCGACTCAAGGAGTACGCCCGCAACCAGTTGCCGTTCGGCGTCACCCAAATCGGTCGCGCCTACCGCAACGAGATCAGCCCGCGCAAGGGCATCGTCCGCACGCGGGAGTTCACGCAGGCGGAACTTGAGCAGTTCGTCGACCCCGACGCCGACGAGCCACCTCTCGACCGGGTGGCGGACGTATCGCTTCGCCTCTATCCCGCCGACGAACAGGAGGACCCGGAGGGCGGCTACGTCGAGCGAACGGTCGGCGAGGCCGTGGAGGAAGGCATCATCGAGAGCGACTGGGTGGCCTACTACCTCGGCGTCGCGCGCGAGTGGTACGAACGCATCGGCGTCGACGACGACCGCTTCCGCTTCCGTCAGCATCTCCCGGGCGAACGCGCTCACTACGCCGCGGACTGCTGGGACGCCGAGAGCGAGGTGAGCGGTGCGGTGAGCGACGACCCCACCGTCGGCGACTGGATAGAGATTGCGGGCTTCGCCTACCGAGGGGACTACGACCTCTCGAAACACGCCGAGCACAGCGACGACGACTTCACTGTCTTCCAGCAGTACGACGAACCGAAGACGGTCGAACGCGCCGTCGTCGAACCCGACATGAGCGTGCTGGGGCCGGAGTTCGGCGGGAAAGCAGGAAACGTCGCCGACGAACTGCGCGCCCTCGCGGAGCGCGACCCGTCGGCGTTCGAGGCCGACGAGGTGACGGTCACCGTCGACGGCGAGGACGTGACCGTCGACGCCGACGTGGCCAACTTCCGCATCGAGGAGCAGACGGAGGCGGGCGAACACGTCACCCCGCACATCGTCGAACCCTCCTTCGGCGTCGACCGGACGGTCTACACCCTCCTCGCGCACGGGTACGACGAGGACGAGGTCGACGACGAGGAGCGGACCTACCTCTCGCTGGCGCCCGAGGTGGCGCCGACCGACGTGGCGGTGTTCCCGCTGGTGAGCGACGACGCGCTGGAGACGCTGGCCGACGACGTGGTGGCCGACCTCCGCGAGGCGGGGCTGTCGGTGGCCCACGACGACTCGGGGAACATCGGCCGTCGCTACCGCCGACAGGACGAAGTCGGCACGCCGCTGTCGGTGACAGTCGACCACGAGAGCATCGAGAACGACCCGACGACGGTGACGGTGCGGGACCGCGACACGACGGCGCAGGTCCGTGTGCCGGTCGCCGACCTCGCGACGGAACTGCAGGTCGTCCTCCAGAGCGGAGGTAGCTTCGACCGCCTGCTGGAGTCGTACGAACGAATCGACACCGACGTGACGCGCTCCTGA